The sequence GGTTCTTTAACTCCATACGTGCTGCTCCTCCATACGTTAACCCCATTTCTGTATGATCAGCTTTCAATTGCGGTCCAAAGTCGTTCAGCATGGGTTCGCGTTCGGCCTTTCGGGACTTTGTCGAAATACCCAATTTGCAGAAGTCCAACAAACTGTTCGTCTTTCTGCAAGCCAATGCGCTTGTGGAATTGCTCGCTTTGAATAAAGGGCGCAGGTCCCGTTATCCATACCATCCCAAGCCGCTGCTCCCAGGCAAGAAGCTGAAAATTTTGCAAAATGCGGCATAATGTCCCGTAGGCTTCTTTCTTTTTAATAGGATCGGGGTCGGTTTTCACAACGGCAATGATATTGGCCGGCGCCTCCATAAACCGTTTATGAAAGCTCTTCATGAGTTTGTTCAGCGTTAGTCTAGCCATTTTGCTATCCATGATTTTTTCGCTTACATAACTGGCCAGCTTTTCCCGTGCTTCGGGCGTACCTGCATACACATATCGCCATCGCGCTTCGCCCTCGTAGGGACAAAGCTGCTCAGCCTTTAGCAATAGCTCCATCACCAGTTTTTGTGATACTGGGCTGGCGTTAAATTTTCGAATTGTTCTCCGTTCGCGAATGAGTTGCTCTAGAGACATCAACAATCGCTCCTTTCAGCATCATGCTAATTGATAACAATTATCAATGTCAATGTGTTGGAGGAAACAACCATAAAAAGTCCGAATGAATCGGTGATTTGTCTGGAATCACAAAAACGCCCTGTAATGAGGGCGTTGAAGAGTATGGGTTTAGTCAACCTTTTCGAAAAGAAGTAGGCGTGACACCGATATTTTTCTTAAAATATCGTCCGAAGTATGAAGAGTCTCGGAAACCAAGGTAGCTCGCAATCTCCGCTATATGGGCATTTGAGTACCGTAGTAGACGCTTTGCCTCAAGGAGCTGTCGATCGCGGAGTACTTTTCCCGCAGATTTTCCTAATGTTTTTTTGATCGATTCATTGAGATGATTGGAGCTAACATGAAGCATAGAAGCATATTCGGAGACGCTATGTACGGTACGATAATGGGACTCCACTGCTGTGAAAAACTCTTTCGTTAATCTAAATCCCGCCTCTTCTCGGTGGCGCTGTTGCCACGAATCTTGAATGCGGCTCATCTCAATTAATATAAGACGGAGATAGCTGTTGACAGCTTCCAATTGTTCCTTGCGCTCTATCTCTTGCTCCCGTTCCAGGAGACTAAACAACGTATTGAATATCGTTGCCTGGTCAGCAGCAATGCGATGAAAAGGGGTTCCTTCCATAAGATCAATCAAGGAGGTGTGTGGCCATTCCAACTGCTGTCCAACCAACAGCTCTTTGGAGAAGACGAGCAGCCAGCCGGAAAATGTTTTGTCAGGTTTACATTCAATCAATCCGTGAACTCGCCCTGGTGATATGAGGCAAAGCGTATTGGGATAAAAGCTGTAGCCTTGAAAGTCGATTTGAGCCGTACCGTGCCCTTCATTGATCCAAAACAGTTGAAAGCAGTCATGTCGGTGCATCTCGTAAGAGTCAACCTGTTCAGGTATAAGTGGCAGCAATCTGAACCCTTTCGTGTCTAGCGTAGCTGCTGGGATGACGGGAATATTTTTTTGTCCGCTTTTATGTT is a genomic window of Shouchella clausii containing:
- a CDS encoding nitroreductase family protein, whose translation is MSLEQLIRERRTIRKFNASPVSQKLVMELLLKAEQLCPYEGEARWRYVYAGTPEAREKLASYVSEKIMDSKMARLTLNKLMKSFHKRFMEAPANIIAVVKTDPDPIKKKEAYGTLCRILQNFQLLAWEQRLGMVWITGPAPFIQSEQFHKRIGLQKDEQFVGLLQIGYFDKVPKGRTRTHAERLWTAIES
- a CDS encoding helix-turn-helix domain-containing protein, with translation MKHKSGQKNIPVIPAATLDTKGFRLLPLIPEQVDSYEMHRHDCFQLFWINEGHGTAQIDFQGYSFYPNTLCLISPGRVHGLIECKPDKTFSGWLLVFSKELLVGQQLEWPHTSLIDLMEGTPFHRIAADQATIFNTLFSLLEREQEIERKEQLEAVNSYLRLILIEMSRIQDSWQQRHREEAGFRLTKEFFTAVESHYRTVHSVSEYASMLHVSSNHLNESIKKTLGKSAGKVLRDRQLLEAKRLLRYSNAHIAEIASYLGFRDSSYFGRYFKKNIGVTPTSFRKG